The genomic stretch GCACCCACTTGGCTTCTCCTTTCCAACGCTCCGGAAATCGGCCCAGAAACACGGAGAAGTAGCTCCCAGGCTGCTCCGAAACAACGCGAGTTAGATGCACCCCCACGCTGCTGAGACAATCACGTAGGAGTAGAACTGCGTCCTCTTGGACTTGCATGTTTGCACTCGAAAGGACGTCGATCAGGACCATGTGCTCGCCTGGCCTCGCTCGGCGAGCTCTCGGCAGCCATCCAACCATGGAATCCTCGTCCTCAGGGTCCGCCATGAGATTAGACGCGCGGTGTAGTTTGGGCGTGTGGAGATCACCGATGAGGCGTTGAAGGACTGTTTGGGGGCGGTTCTGCCGCATCTGGATGAGCGGCAGCGTCGCTTGTGTGCGGGTGCTGTGGCAGAGATGGTCGGTCGTGGCGGGCGCACGAAGGTCGCCAAGTTGACTGGTATGTCCCGTTCGACGGTGATCAAGGGAGCAAACGAGATCGTGGCCGGCGCGGAGGTGAGCGACTGGGTCCGCGAAGAGGGCGCTGGTGACAAACCCGCGATCGAGAAACAGCCCGGCTTGTGGGAAGCGATCGAGGAGTTGGTGTCGCCAACGACACGGGGTCATCCGATGTCGGCGTTGCGGTGGACCCTGAAGTCGACCTACGAACTGTCCCGAGAGGTCAAAGCTCAGGGGTTCGTTGCGTCAGCAGAGCTGGTCCGGCGCCTGTTGGCCCAGAACGGCTATTCGTTGCAGGCCCCATCGAAGCAGGCCGAAGGGTCAACGAACCCCGACCGGGACGGCCAGTTCCACTATCTGGGTGGCCTCGTCGACGCGTTCTTGGACTCGGGTGATCCGGTGCTGTCGGTGGACACCAAGAAGAAGGAACTGTTGGGCAACAAGTCCAACGGTGGCACCGAATATCAGCCCAAAGGCGAACCGGTCCGGACCGACGTCCACGACTTCCCCGACCCGGCCTTGGGCAAAGCAATCCCCTACGGGGTCTACGACGTTGCGAACAACGAAGGTTGGGTATCGGTCGGTGACACAGCCGACACCTCCGAGTTCGCCGTTGCGGCGATTGAGAAGTGGTGGGACACCCTCGGCAAACACAAGTTCCCCAACGCGACCCGACTGTTGATCACCGCCGATTGTGGCGGGTCGAACGGGTACCGGGTCCGAGCTTGGAAATGGCATCTCGCCCGACTCGCCGAACGAACGGGCCTGGACATCACGGTGTGTCACTACCCGCCCGGCACCTCGAAATGGAACAAGATCGAGCATCGGATGTTCAGTTTCATCACGATCAACTGGCGAGGCCGCCCTCTCACCAACATCCGCACCGTCGTCGAGCTGATCTCAGCGACGACCACCCAAGGCGGGCTCACCATCCAGGCCGCCTACGACGCCCACGTCTACCCCAAAGGCGTCAAGATCACCGACGCTCAGTTCAACGCAATACCGATCACCAAACATGACTGGCACGGCGACTGGAACTACACGATTAGCCACACACCCCAAACGTCCAACTAAACCCGCGGCGGGCCCTCAGTATGGTCCAGGTGGAACCCGAGCAACGCGGCAAAGCTGGATTCAGTCGACCGGGGAAGCAAGAGTAGACTCACCACAATTACAGCCCCAGCCAGAAGGATCGCTCCGAAGGCAACCGATGCTTGGCTGAAATTATACAGGTAAGGCAACCTAACTCGACCCTCTTCCGCATATATGTGTACAGTTACCCCTGCGAGAATCGCTGGAAGAAGGTAGGGAAGAAGGCCTCGGAGAAACCTCCTTAATGATCTTCTTGCGATCGAGGAAGATCTCCGCAGCAAGTCGTAGGTCGAACTAACTTGCGCAGATTCGTCGTCTTGACTAGCTGTTTGGCAAACCAAGAACGCTATGGATGTGGCCAGTCCAAAGGCCACGGTGACGGGAGCCAAGTTGGGCGCCCCAGCAAAGGCCGTTGAAGCCACAAGCCAGAAAGCCAACGCTGCAGCGCTTCCAGCGATCCCGGCCATGGCAGCCCGGAGGCGCACTGAAATCATTCTTGATTTTCTGGCTGGAGTCATGAGGTTCGACCTAGTTGTGATGATGCGGGAAAAAGGGAAGGTAAGGATTCGATGACGTCGAGAGTTTGGAGTGAGAGGGTGATGACGCGGCCGATGAGGTCGAGGATGTATCGGGGGTCGTCATGTTCGTCGGCCCAGTCGTTGGGGTCGTTGACGATGCCGGAGGCCTTGTCGGTCTTGATGTAGTAGCGATCGATGATCCAGTCGACGCCGCTGCGGGTTCCGAGCTTGTAGTCGTGGGCTCGTTCGGGGATGCCGGTCAGAGTGAGGTGCGGGTTGTAGATCAGCTGGGTGCGGTCCGGGACCTTCTTGCCAGTCTTGGGGTCAGTCACCTTGGGGTAACGCATCTTCTTGTCGCCGACGCGGAGGACCGACGGGTCGGTGGTGGGGTCGGCGCCGTGTTGCCACTGCTCTTCGAGCGGGTAGGGCTCGACGGTTTCGTAGCCGATGTGGAGTCCCATGAGTGCTGCGCCAGCGTCTCGGTAGGCGTCGAAGGAGGCCCGGTTGCCGGGCAGCGGAACGCGGGGTGCTTCCTTCTTGAGGTTCGATTCGTACCGCTCCCGGAACTCTGGCGAGTGGAGGGCGCCGTAGACGAAGTGGAAAACGTCGTCGTCGTCGATGTCGGGCCCAAGGGTTACTTGGAAGCGGCGGACGGCATCGGGGTTGAGGTTGGAGACCTTCCTCCAGCCGGACTCGCCGCCAAAGAGACTGTCAGCGTCGTCAGGCTCCTCGTACCGCCAACGGGCCAAGAACGATGTCGCGTCAGAGCCGATCAGATGGAGACAAGGGATCGTGTCCGTGGCTGTGACGCCAAATGGGGATTTTGAACCCTGCGTGACAATGCTGATTCCCCGGTTCGTCGCCTCTGGCGTGGGGTAGAGCTTCGGTAGCTGGTAGGTGTCGTTGTTGACGGTTC from Candidatus Microthrix parvicella Bio17-1 encodes the following:
- a CDS encoding ISAzo13 family transposase, yielding MTDEALKDCLGAVLPHLDERQRRLCAGAVAEMVGRGGRTKVAKLTGMSRSTVIKGANEIVAGAEVSDWVREEGAGDKPAIEKQPGLWEAIEELVSPTTRGHPMSALRWTLKSTYELSREVKAQGFVASAELVRRLLAQNGYSLQAPSKQAEGSTNPDRDGQFHYLGGLVDAFLDSGDPVLSVDTKKKELLGNKSNGGTEYQPKGEPVRTDVHDFPDPALGKAIPYGVYDVANNEGWVSVGDTADTSEFAVAAIEKWWDTLGKHKFPNATRLLITADCGGSNGYRVRAWKWHLARLAERTGLDITVCHYPPGTSKWNKIEHRMFSFITINWRGRPLTNIRTVVELISATTTQGGLTIQAAYDAHVYPKGVKITDAQFNAIPITKHDWHGDWNYTISHTPQTSN